The following are encoded in a window of Streptomyces sp. Go-475 genomic DNA:
- a CDS encoding ArsA-related P-loop ATPase, giving the protein MSRLQVVSGKGGTGKTTVAAALALALATEGKRTLLVEVEGRQGIAQLFETEALPYEERKIAVAPGGGEVYALAIDPELALLDYLQMFYKLGSAGRALKKLGAIDFATTIAPGLRDVLLTGKACEAVRRKDKNGRFAYDYVVMDAPPTGRITRFLNVNDEVAGLAKIGPIHNQAQAVMRVLKSPETAVHLVTLLEEMPVQETVDGIAELRSARLPVGRIIVNMVRPEVLDAADLELVRTVPRSTVARSLSSAGLGGARRGGHAERLVDPLLIQAEEYAERYALEHEQRAVLTELGLPLHELPLFAEGMDLAGLYELARELREQGVS; this is encoded by the coding sequence GTGAGCAGGCTCCAGGTCGTCAGCGGCAAGGGCGGTACCGGCAAGACCACGGTGGCCGCGGCCCTAGCGCTGGCCCTGGCCACGGAGGGGAAGCGGACGCTTCTCGTCGAGGTCGAGGGCCGTCAGGGCATCGCGCAGCTCTTCGAGACCGAAGCGCTGCCTTATGAGGAGCGGAAGATCGCCGTCGCTCCAGGGGGCGGGGAGGTGTACGCCCTCGCCATCGACCCCGAACTGGCCCTTCTGGACTACCTCCAGATGTTCTACAAGCTGGGCAGCGCCGGACGGGCCCTGAAGAAGCTCGGCGCGATCGACTTCGCCACCACCATCGCGCCCGGCCTGAGGGACGTACTCCTGACCGGGAAGGCGTGCGAGGCGGTGCGCCGCAAGGACAAGAACGGGCGGTTCGCCTACGACTACGTCGTCATGGACGCCCCTCCCACGGGGCGCATCACGCGTTTCCTGAACGTCAACGACGAGGTCGCGGGCCTCGCCAAGATCGGCCCCATACACAATCAGGCCCAGGCCGTGATGCGGGTGCTGAAGTCGCCGGAGACGGCCGTGCACCTGGTGACGCTGCTGGAGGAGATGCCCGTCCAGGAGACCGTGGACGGCATCGCCGAGCTGCGGTCGGCGCGGCTGCCGGTGGGGCGGATCATCGTGAACATGGTGCGGCCGGAGGTGTTGGACGCGGCCGACCTGGAACTCGTACGCACGGTCCCGCGTTCCACAGTCGCGCGGTCGCTGTCGTCCGCCGGGCTCGGCGGGGCGCGGCGCGGCGGGCACGCGGAGCGGCTGGTGGACCCGCTGCTCATCCAGGCCGAGGAGTACGCCGAGCGGTACGCGCTGGAGCACGAGCAGCGTGCGGTCCTCACCGAGCTGGGCCTGCCGCTGCACGAACTGCCGCTGTTCGCCGAGGGCATGGACCTGGCGGGGCTGTACGAGCTGGCCCGCGAGCTGCGCGAGCAGGGCGTGTCGTGA
- a CDS encoding DUF4177 domain-containing protein — protein sequence MTKWEYATVPLLVHATKQILDTWGEDGWELVQVVPGPNNPEQLVAYLKREKQ from the coding sequence ATGACCAAGTGGGAATACGCAACCGTGCCGCTGCTCGTCCACGCCACGAAGCAGATTCTGGACACCTGGGGCGAGGACGGCTGGGAGCTCGTCCAGGTCGTGCCCGGGCCGAACAACCCCGAGCAGCTCGTGGCCTACCTGAAGCGGGAGAAGCAGTAG
- a CDS encoding RidA family protein: MGAVEAKLAELGLSLPDVVPPLAAYQPAVQSGPYVYTAGQLPMVDGKLPVTGKVGAEVTPEEAKELARTCALNALAAVKSVAGDLDRVARVVKVVGFVASASDFTGQPAVLNGASELLGEVLGDKGVHARSAVGVAVLPLDAPVEVEIQVELA; this comes from the coding sequence GTGGGCGCCGTCGAGGCGAAGCTCGCCGAGCTGGGCCTGAGCCTGCCCGACGTCGTCCCGCCGCTCGCCGCCTACCAGCCGGCCGTGCAGTCCGGCCCGTACGTCTACACCGCCGGGCAGCTCCCCATGGTGGACGGCAAGCTTCCGGTCACCGGCAAGGTCGGCGCGGAGGTCACCCCGGAGGAGGCCAAGGAGCTGGCACGCACGTGTGCGCTGAACGCCCTGGCCGCCGTGAAGTCCGTCGCCGGTGACCTGGACCGCGTCGCGCGCGTGGTGAAGGTCGTCGGCTTCGTGGCCTCGGCCTCGGACTTCACCGGCCAGCCCGCCGTGCTGAACGGCGCGAGCGAGCTGCTCGGCGAGGTCCTCGGCGACAAGGGCGTGCACGCGCGCAGCGCGGTCGGTGTGGCGGTGCTGCCGCTGGACGCGCCGGTGGAGGTCGAGATCCAGGTGGAGCTCGCCTGA
- a CDS encoding NUDIX hydrolase has translation MANGQWYPPEWPERIRALAAGTLTPVTPKRAATVMLLKDTGSGPVVHMLRRRASMAFAGGAYAYPGGGVDPRDDDHQVRWAGPTRAWWADRLGVDETAAQAIVCAAVRETYEEAGVLLAGPAPDSVVGDTTGADWEADRAALVARDLSFAEFLDRRGLVLRSDLLGAWTRWITPEFEARRYDTWFFVAALPEGQRTRNASTEADRTVWIAPGEAAAGYDRGELLMMPPTIATLRQLTAYETAAQALAAAPGRDLTPVLATARLVDGEIVLSWPGHDEFTKHVPTAPTGGAGA, from the coding sequence ATGGCGAACGGTCAGTGGTACCCCCCGGAGTGGCCGGAGCGGATCCGCGCTCTCGCGGCCGGCACCCTCACCCCGGTGACCCCGAAGCGCGCGGCGACCGTCATGCTCCTGAAGGACACCGGCTCCGGCCCCGTCGTCCACATGCTGCGCCGACGCGCCTCCATGGCCTTCGCCGGGGGCGCGTACGCGTATCCGGGCGGCGGCGTCGACCCGCGTGACGACGATCACCAGGTGCGCTGGGCGGGCCCCACGCGCGCGTGGTGGGCGGACCGGCTGGGCGTCGACGAGACGGCGGCCCAGGCGATCGTCTGCGCGGCCGTACGGGAGACGTACGAGGAGGCGGGCGTGCTGCTCGCCGGCCCGGCGCCCGACTCGGTCGTCGGCGACACCACCGGCGCCGACTGGGAGGCGGACCGTGCCGCCCTCGTCGCCCGGGACCTGTCCTTCGCGGAGTTCCTGGACCGCCGCGGTCTGGTCCTGCGCTCCGACCTGCTCGGCGCCTGGACCCGCTGGATCACCCCGGAGTTCGAGGCCCGCCGCTACGACACCTGGTTCTTCGTGGCCGCCCTCCCCGAGGGGCAGCGCACCCGCAACGCCTCCACGGAGGCGGACCGCACGGTGTGGATCGCCCCGGGCGAGGCGGCGGCCGGGTACGACCGGGGCGAGTTGCTGATGATGCCGCCGACCATCGCGACCCTGCGGCAGCTGACGGCGTACGAGACGGCCGCCCAGGCGCTCGCCGCCGCCCCCGGCCGGGACCTCACGCCCGTCCTGGCCACCGCCCGCCTGGTGGACGGCGAGATCGTGCTCTCCTGGCCGGGCCACGACGAGTTCACCAAGCACGTTCCGACCGCCCCTACCGGTGGAGCCGGCGCATGA
- a CDS encoding MBL fold metallo-hydrolase encodes MTDAAALPGQPRGGVLSGPATARAVNVLAPNPSAMTLDGTNTWILSEPDSDLAVVVDPGPLDEGHLRHVVATAEQAGKRVALTLLTHGHPDHAAGAARFAELTGTRVRALDPALRLGDEGLAAGAVITTGGLELRVVATPGHTADSLSFHLPADQAVLTGDTILGRGTTVVAHPDGRLGDYLDSLRRLRSLTVDDGVHTVLPGHGPVLEDAQGAVEYYLAHRAHRLAQVETAVEDGYRTPAEVVAHVYADVDRSLWPAAELSVRAQLDYLEEHGLI; translated from the coding sequence ATGACGGACGCAGCAGCCCTTCCCGGCCAGCCCCGGGGCGGGGTCCTCTCGGGACCGGCCACCGCGCGGGCCGTCAACGTCCTGGCCCCCAACCCGTCGGCGATGACCCTGGACGGCACGAACACCTGGATCCTCTCCGAGCCCGACTCGGACCTGGCGGTGGTGGTCGACCCGGGGCCGCTGGACGAAGGGCACCTGCGCCATGTCGTCGCCACGGCCGAGCAGGCCGGCAAGCGCGTCGCCCTGACCCTGCTGACCCACGGTCACCCCGACCACGCGGCGGGCGCCGCCCGGTTCGCGGAACTGACCGGCACGCGCGTACGTGCCCTCGACCCGGCGCTGCGGCTGGGCGACGAGGGCCTGGCCGCCGGGGCCGTGATCACCACCGGCGGCCTCGAACTGCGGGTCGTGGCGACGCCCGGCCACACCGCCGACTCGCTCTCCTTCCACCTCCCGGCGGACCAGGCGGTCCTGACGGGCGACACGATCCTGGGGCGTGGCACGACGGTCGTGGCCCACCCCGACGGCCGCCTCGGCGACTACCTGGACTCCCTGCGCCGCCTCAGGTCCCTCACGGTCGACGACGGCGTCCACACGGTCCTGCCGGGCCACGGCCCCGTCCTGGAGGACGCCCAGGGCGCCGTCGAGTACTACCTGGCCCACCGCGCCCACCGCCTCGCCCAGGTCGAGACAGCGGTCGAGGACGGCTACCGCACCCCCGCCGAGGTCGTCGCCCACGTCTACGCCGACGTGGACCGCTCCCTGTGGCCGGCGGCCGAGCTGTCGGTACGGGCACAGCTGGACTATCTGGAGGAGCACGGACTCATCTAG
- a CDS encoding nucleotidyltransferase domain-containing protein, translating to MAGTVHRPGLDAGGFIAREGSLARVPGAFRPVVAATRDGLTDVFGARLHSAYLYGSIPRGTARVGRSDLDLLLALREEPTEADRADARALGAALDAQFEQIDGHGTLLFSRERLLSDLERHDLGWFLACLCTPLLGEDLAARLPRYRPDSLLARETNGDLHLLLPRWRRRIAEADDTAEARRPLVRFMSRHLVRTGFTLVMPRWNGWTSDLREMAEAFAGYYPQRAEQLRAAAVLGREPTGDAAVLRSYVDDLGPWLAAEYARVHGVKAPRPA from the coding sequence ATGGCCGGAACCGTTCACCGCCCCGGGCTCGACGCCGGGGGCTTCATCGCCCGGGAGGGCTCCCTCGCGCGCGTGCCCGGCGCCTTCCGCCCCGTCGTCGCCGCGACCAGGGACGGGCTGACCGACGTGTTCGGGGCGCGGCTGCACAGCGCGTACCTCTACGGGTCGATTCCGCGCGGCACCGCGCGCGTGGGACGCAGTGACCTCGACCTGCTGCTCGCCCTGCGCGAGGAGCCGACCGAGGCGGACCGGGCCGACGCCCGTGCGCTCGGCGCGGCGCTGGACGCGCAGTTCGAGCAGATCGACGGCCACGGGACGCTGCTCTTCAGCCGGGAGCGGCTGCTGAGCGACCTGGAGCGGCACGACCTGGGCTGGTTCCTCGCCTGCCTGTGCACCCCGCTGCTGGGCGAGGACCTGGCGGCGCGTCTGCCGCGCTACCGCCCCGACTCACTGCTGGCCCGCGAGACCAACGGCGATCTGCACCTGCTCCTGCCCCGCTGGCGCCGGCGGATCGCCGAGGCGGACGACACGGCCGAGGCCCGCCGTCCGCTCGTCCGTTTCATGTCCCGGCACCTCGTCCGCACCGGCTTCACGCTCGTCATGCCCCGTTGGAACGGCTGGACCAGCGACCTGCGGGAGATGGCGGAGGCGTTCGCCGGGTACTACCCGCAGCGCGCGGAGCAACTGCGGGCGGCGGCCGTCCTCGGGCGCGAGCCGACGGGGGACGCCGCCGTGCTCCGGTCGTACGTCGACGACCTCGGACCGTGGCTCGCCGCCGAGTACGCGCGCGTGCACGGCGTCAAAGCGCCCCGACCCGCATGA
- a CDS encoding Crp/Fnr family transcriptional regulator, which produces MDDVLRRNPLFAALDDEQAAELRASMSEVTLARGDSLFHEGDPGDRLYVVTEGKVKLHRTSPDGRENMLAVVGPGELIGELSLFDPGPRTATATALTEVKLLGLGHGDLQPWLNARPEVASALLRAVARRLRKTNDAMSDLVFSDVPGRVARALLDLSRRFGVQSEEGIHVVHDLTQEELAQLVGASRETVNKALADFAQRGWLRLEARAVILLDVERLAKRSR; this is translated from the coding sequence GTGGACGACGTTCTGCGGCGCAATCCGCTCTTCGCGGCGCTCGATGACGAGCAGGCCGCGGAGCTCCGCGCCTCCATGAGTGAGGTGACCCTCGCCCGCGGTGACTCACTGTTCCACGAGGGCGACCCCGGCGACCGCCTGTACGTGGTCACGGAGGGCAAGGTCAAGCTCCACCGCACGTCCCCCGACGGCCGCGAGAACATGCTCGCCGTCGTCGGCCCCGGCGAGCTCATCGGCGAGCTGTCGCTGTTCGACCCGGGCCCGCGCACGGCGACCGCCACGGCGCTGACCGAGGTGAAGCTGCTCGGCCTCGGCCACGGCGACCTCCAGCCCTGGCTGAACGCCCGCCCTGAGGTGGCCTCGGCGCTCCTGCGCGCCGTCGCGCGCCGGCTGCGCAAGACCAACGACGCGATGTCCGACCTCGTCTTCTCGGACGTCCCGGGCCGCGTGGCCCGCGCCCTGCTCGACCTGTCCCGCCGGTTCGGCGTGCAGTCCGAGGAAGGCATCCACGTCGTCCACGACCTCACGCAGGAGGAGCTGGCCCAGCTGGTCGGCGCGTCCCGCGAGACGGTCAACAAGGCCCTGGCGGACTTCGCCCAGCGCGGCTGGCTGCGCCTGGAGGCCCGCGCGGTGATCCTCCTGGACGTGGAGCGCCTCGCCAAGCGCTCGCGCTGA
- the nth gene encoding endonuclease III — translation MKKAAVKKAPAATKAAVKKAPAAKKVTVAPKKATARVKGAAPAKAVVHPPGGESRTALVRRARRINRELAEVYPYAHPELDFDNPFQLVVATVLSAQTTDLRVNQTTPALFAKYPTPEDLAAANPEEVEEILRPCGFFRAKTKSVIGLSKALVEDFGGEVPGRLEDLVKLPGVGRKTAFVVLGNAFGRPGITVDTHFQRLVRRWRWTAETDPDKIEAAIGALFPKSDWTDLSHHVIWHGRRICHARKPACGACPIAPLCPAYGEGETDPEKAKELLKYEKGGFPGQRLRPPQAYLDAGGKPAPPLGAG, via the coding sequence GTGAAGAAGGCGGCCGTGAAGAAAGCCCCCGCCGCCACGAAGGCGGCCGTGAAGAAGGCCCCCGCCGCCAAGAAGGTCACCGTCGCGCCCAAGAAGGCCACCGCCCGGGTCAAGGGCGCGGCCCCCGCCAAGGCCGTCGTCCACCCGCCGGGCGGCGAGTCGCGCACCGCCCTGGTCCGCCGCGCCCGCCGGATCAACCGCGAGCTCGCCGAGGTCTATCCCTACGCCCACCCCGAGCTGGACTTCGACAACCCCTTCCAGCTGGTGGTCGCCACGGTCCTGTCCGCCCAGACCACCGACCTGCGCGTCAACCAGACGACACCCGCGCTCTTCGCCAAGTACCCCACCCCCGAGGACCTGGCCGCCGCCAACCCGGAGGAGGTGGAGGAGATCCTCCGCCCCTGCGGCTTCTTCCGGGCCAAGACGAAGTCGGTCATAGGGCTGTCCAAGGCGCTGGTGGAGGACTTCGGGGGTGAGGTGCCCGGCCGGCTGGAGGACCTGGTCAAGCTGCCCGGCGTCGGCCGCAAGACCGCGTTCGTCGTGCTCGGCAACGCCTTCGGGCGCCCCGGCATCACCGTGGACACGCACTTCCAGCGCCTGGTGCGCCGCTGGCGGTGGACCGCCGAGACCGATCCCGACAAGATCGAGGCCGCCATCGGCGCGCTCTTCCCCAAGAGCGACTGGACGGACCTCTCGCACCACGTGATCTGGCACGGCCGCCGCATCTGCCACGCCCGCAAGCCCGCCTGCGGCGCCTGCCCGATCGCCCCGCTCTGCCCGGCGTACGGCGAGGGCGAGACCGACCCGGAGAAGGCGAAGGAGCTCCTCAAGTACGAGAAGGGCGGCTTCCCCGGCCAGCGCCTGAGGCCTCCGCAGGCCTACCTGGACGCGGGCGGCAAGCCGGCGCCGCCCCTGGGGGCCGGATGA
- a CDS encoding CoA pyrophosphatase, with the protein MTRASDTQGGPVTVSKEGLPAWLDPVVHAVETVRPTQLSRFLPPEDGAGRQSAVLILFGEGEYGPELLLMERASSLRSHAGQPSFPGGALDPEDGDPRGDGPLRAALREAEEETGLDPAGVQLFGVLPRLYIPVSGFVVTPVLGWWREPSPVGVVDPNETARVFTVPVADLTDPANRATTLHPSGHQGPAFLVKSALVWGFTAGIIDRLLHYAGWERPWDRGKQVPLDWRA; encoded by the coding sequence ATGACGCGCGCGAGCGACACACAGGGCGGCCCGGTGACGGTGAGCAAGGAGGGCCTGCCCGCCTGGCTGGACCCGGTGGTGCACGCCGTGGAGACGGTCCGGCCGACGCAGCTGAGCCGCTTCCTGCCCCCCGAGGACGGCGCCGGCCGCCAGTCCGCCGTGCTGATCCTGTTCGGGGAGGGCGAGTACGGGCCGGAGCTGCTGCTCATGGAGCGCGCGAGTTCCCTGCGTTCGCACGCCGGGCAGCCCTCGTTCCCCGGTGGCGCCCTCGACCCGGAGGACGGCGACCCGAGGGGTGACGGACCGCTGCGGGCCGCCCTGCGCGAGGCGGAGGAGGAGACCGGCCTCGACCCCGCCGGTGTCCAGCTCTTCGGCGTCCTGCCCCGGCTGTACATCCCGGTGAGCGGCTTCGTCGTCACGCCGGTGCTCGGCTGGTGGCGCGAGCCCAGCCCGGTCGGCGTCGTCGATCCGAACGAAACCGCCAGGGTCTTCACGGTTCCCGTGGCGGATCTCACGGATCCCGCCAACAGAGCCACCACCCTCCACCCCAGCGGCCACCAAGGACCGGCATTTCTGGTCAAATCAGCCCTTGTCTGGGGTTTCACCGCCGGAATCATCGACCGGCTGCTGCACTACGCGGGCTGGGAGCGGCCCTGGGACCGCGGGAAGCAGGTCCCGCTCGACTGGCGCGCATGA
- a CDS encoding MarP family serine protease — protein sequence MNVLDILLLVAAVWFAVVGYRQGFVVGILSVIGFLGGGLVAVYALPVIWDALTDNAEVSTTAAVVAVVVVIVCASVGQALTTHLGNKLRRHITWSPARALDATGGALVNVVAMLLVAWLIGSALAGTTLPTLGKEVRNSKVLQGVSQALPDQAATWFADFSSVLAQNGFPQVFSPFSNEPITDVQPPDPALADSPVATRAQRSIVKVMGTAPSCGKVLEGTGFVFADRRVMTNAHVVGGVDEPTVQIGGEGRKYDATVVLYDWRRDIAVLDVPDLKAPVLRFTTKDAASGDNAIVAGFPENGAYDVRAARVRGRITANGPDIYHRGTVHRDVYSLFATVRQGNSGGPLLTPDGKVYGVVFAKSLDDAETGYALTVDEIQEDITKGRTANQQVGSDSCAL from the coding sequence GTGAACGTGCTGGACATCTTGTTGCTGGTCGCCGCCGTGTGGTTCGCGGTCGTGGGGTACCGCCAGGGCTTCGTCGTCGGCATCCTGTCGGTGATCGGCTTCCTGGGCGGCGGCCTCGTCGCGGTCTACGCGCTGCCCGTCATCTGGGACGCGCTCACGGACAACGCGGAGGTGAGCACGACCGCCGCCGTCGTCGCGGTCGTCGTCGTCATCGTCTGCGCCTCCGTCGGCCAGGCCCTCACCACCCACCTCGGCAACAAGCTGCGCCGGCACATCACCTGGTCCCCGGCCCGGGCCCTCGACGCGACCGGCGGCGCGCTGGTCAACGTCGTGGCGATGCTCCTGGTCGCCTGGCTGATCGGCTCGGCCCTCGCGGGCACCACCCTGCCGACGCTCGGCAAGGAGGTCCGCAACTCCAAGGTGCTGCAGGGCGTCTCCCAGGCGCTGCCCGACCAGGCCGCCACCTGGTTCGCGGACTTCTCCTCCGTCCTCGCGCAGAACGGCTTCCCGCAGGTCTTCAGCCCGTTCTCCAACGAGCCGATCACCGACGTCCAGCCGCCCGACCCGGCCCTGGCCGACAGCCCGGTGGCGACCCGCGCCCAGCGCTCCATCGTCAAGGTCATGGGCACGGCCCCGAGCTGCGGCAAGGTCCTGGAGGGCACCGGCTTCGTCTTCGCCGACCGCCGCGTGATGACGAACGCGCACGTGGTGGGCGGTGTCGACGAGCCGACCGTGCAGATAGGCGGCGAGGGCAGGAAGTACGACGCCACGGTCGTGCTCTACGACTGGCGGCGCGACATCGCCGTGCTGGACGTGCCGGACCTCAAGGCGCCCGTGCTGCGGTTCACCACGAAGGACGCGGCCAGCGGCGACAACGCGATCGTCGCCGGCTTCCCGGAGAACGGGGCGTACGACGTGCGGGCCGCGCGCGTGCGGGGACGCATCACGGCCAACGGCCCGGACATCTACCACCGCGGCACGGTCCACCGCGACGTCTACTCCCTCTTCGCCACCGTCCGCCAGGGCAACTCCGGCGGCCCGCTGCTCACGCCCGACGGCAAGGTCTACGGCGTGGTGTTCGCCAAGTCCCTGGACGACGCCGAGACGGGGTACGCGCTGACCGTGGACGAGATCCAGGAGGACATCACCAAGGGGCGCACCGCCAACCAGCAGGTGGGCAGCGACAGCTGCGCGCTCTAG
- a CDS encoding alpha/beta hydrolase — MTDPATPPAQPASAVLLDGPWSHRDVAANGARFHIAELGDGPLVLLLHGFPQFWWTWRHQLVALADAGFRAVAMDLRGVGGSDRTPRGYDPANLALDVTGVIRSLGEPDAALVGHDLGGYLAWTAAAMRPKLVRRLAVASMPHPRRWRSAMLRDVKQSRAGSHIWGFQRPWIPERQLTADDGALVAELIQEWSGPRPPEDEALENYRRAMCIPSAAHCAVEPYRWMVRSLARPDGIQFNRRMKRPVRVPTLHLHGSLDPVMRTRSAAGSGEYVEAPYRWRLFDGLGHFPHEEDPVAFSAELINWLRDPEPDR, encoded by the coding sequence ATGACGGACCCCGCCACACCCCCGGCACAACCGGCCTCGGCCGTACTCCTGGACGGCCCCTGGAGCCACCGCGACGTCGCCGCCAACGGCGCCCGCTTCCACATCGCCGAGCTGGGCGACGGGCCGCTGGTGCTGCTGCTGCACGGTTTCCCGCAGTTCTGGTGGACCTGGCGGCACCAGCTGGTCGCGCTCGCCGACGCGGGGTTCCGGGCCGTCGCCATGGACCTGCGGGGCGTCGGGGGCAGCGACCGCACGCCGCGCGGCTACGACCCCGCCAACCTCGCGCTCGACGTCACCGGGGTCATCCGCTCGCTGGGCGAGCCGGACGCCGCGCTCGTCGGTCACGACCTGGGCGGATACCTGGCGTGGACGGCCGCCGCGATGCGCCCCAAGCTGGTGCGGCGGCTGGCGGTCGCGTCCATGCCGCACCCACGGCGCTGGCGCTCGGCCATGCTGAGAGACGTCAAGCAGAGCCGCGCCGGTTCACACATCTGGGGGTTCCAGCGGCCCTGGATCCCGGAGCGGCAGCTCACCGCCGACGACGGGGCGCTCGTGGCCGAGCTGATCCAGGAGTGGTCCGGGCCGCGCCCGCCGGAGGACGAGGCGCTGGAGAACTACCGCCGAGCCATGTGCATCCCCTCCGCGGCGCACTGCGCGGTCGAGCCGTACCGCTGGATGGTGCGCTCCCTGGCCCGCCCGGACGGCATCCAGTTCAACCGCCGGATGAAGCGGCCCGTGCGCGTGCCGACCCTCCATCTGCACGGCTCGCTCGACCCCGTGATGCGCACGCGCAGCGCGGCCGGCTCCGGCGAGTACGTCGAAGCCCCGTACCGCTGGCGCCTGTTCGACGGCCTCGGCCACTTCCCGCACGAGGAGGACCCGGTCGCGTTCTCCGCGGAGCTCATCAACTGGCTGCGGGATCCCGAACCTGATCGGTGA
- a CDS encoding phage holin family protein: protein MSAPDGSPVGAERSIGQLFASATAEMSALVHDEIALAKAQLKQDVKRGATSGGAFSMAGAVLLFSLPMLNFALAYGIRTWSDWNLAVCFLLSFAANVLVALVLALIGVVFAKKAKKGKGPQKVAASMKQSAGVLQKAKPHPRPELTQDRVPEAIEAVARSSS, encoded by the coding sequence ATGAGCGCACCCGACGGCAGCCCGGTCGGCGCCGAACGCAGCATCGGCCAGCTGTTCGCCTCGGCGACGGCTGAAATGTCGGCGCTGGTGCATGACGAGATCGCGCTGGCGAAGGCGCAGCTCAAGCAGGACGTCAAGCGCGGCGCGACCAGCGGCGGCGCCTTCTCGATGGCCGGCGCGGTACTGCTGTTCTCCCTGCCGATGCTGAACTTCGCGCTGGCGTACGGCATCCGCACCTGGAGCGACTGGAACCTGGCGGTCTGCTTCCTGCTGTCCTTCGCGGCGAACGTGCTGGTCGCGCTCGTGCTCGCGCTGATCGGCGTGGTCTTCGCGAAGAAGGCCAAGAAGGGCAAGGGCCCGCAGAAGGTCGCCGCCTCGATGAAGCAGAGCGCGGGCGTCCTGCAGAAGGCCAAGCCGCACCCGCGCCCGGAGCTCACCCAGGACCGGGTCCCCGAAGCCATCGAGGCTGTGGCACGCTCGTCGTCATGA
- the nhaA gene encoding Na+/H+ antiporter NhaA has protein sequence MTAPRPSTPRKVLDRLSLPERTYVADALRTETVGGVLLLAAAVIALLWANIPALHDSYASVSHFHFGPAALGLDLSVAHWAADGLLAIFFFVAGIELKRELVAGDLRDPKAAALPVVAALCGMAVPALVYTVTTVAGGGSLAGWAVPTATDIAFALAVLAVIGTSLPSALRAFLLTLAVVDDLFAILIIAVFFTDDLNFAALGGAVAGLVVFWLLLRTGVRGWYVYVPLAVVVWALMYNSGVHATIAGVAMGLMLRCHRHEGEAHSPGEHIEHLVRPLSAGLAVPLFALFSAGVSVSGGALADVFTQPETLGVVLGLVVGKVLGIFGGTWLAARFTRASLSDDLAWADVLAVASLAGIGFTVSLLIGELAFEGDQVMTDEVKAAVLCGSLIAATLATVLLKIRNAKYRRLWEAEERDEDADGIPDVYEEDDPAYHLRLAERYERKAAEHRRIAQEKAAARHGLAEVPGGAGDDRDGPA, from the coding sequence GTGACCGCGCCCCGCCCCTCCACGCCCCGCAAGGTTCTCGACCGGCTCTCCCTCCCCGAGCGGACGTACGTGGCGGACGCGCTGCGCACCGAGACGGTCGGTGGTGTGCTGCTGCTCGCCGCCGCGGTCATCGCGCTGCTGTGGGCGAACATCCCCGCGCTGCACGACAGCTACGCGAGCGTCTCCCACTTCCACTTCGGCCCCGCCGCCCTCGGCCTCGACCTGTCGGTCGCGCACTGGGCCGCCGACGGACTGCTCGCGATCTTCTTCTTCGTCGCCGGCATCGAGCTCAAGCGCGAACTCGTCGCGGGTGATCTGCGCGACCCCAAAGCCGCCGCGCTCCCGGTCGTCGCCGCCCTGTGCGGCATGGCCGTACCGGCGCTCGTCTACACCGTCACCACCGTCGCCGGCGGCGGCTCCCTGGCAGGCTGGGCCGTGCCCACCGCCACCGACATCGCCTTCGCCCTCGCCGTGCTCGCCGTGATCGGCACGTCCCTGCCGAGCGCGCTGCGCGCCTTCCTGCTCACGCTCGCCGTCGTCGACGACCTCTTCGCGATCCTGATCATCGCCGTCTTCTTCACGGACGACCTGAACTTCGCCGCGCTCGGCGGCGCCGTGGCGGGCCTGGTCGTCTTCTGGCTGCTGCTGCGCACGGGCGTACGCGGCTGGTACGTCTACGTGCCGCTGGCGGTGGTGGTCTGGGCGCTGATGTACAACAGCGGCGTCCACGCCACCATCGCGGGCGTGGCGATGGGCCTGATGCTGCGCTGCCACCGCCACGAGGGCGAGGCGCACTCCCCCGGCGAGCACATCGAGCACCTCGTACGGCCCCTGTCGGCGGGACTGGCCGTACCGCTGTTCGCGCTGTTCAGCGCGGGCGTCTCGGTGTCCGGCGGGGCGCTCGCCGACGTGTTCACCCAGCCCGAGACCCTCGGTGTCGTCCTCGGACTCGTCGTCGGCAAGGTGCTCGGCATCTTCGGCGGGACCTGGCTGGCGGCCCGGTTCACCCGGGCGTCGCTCAGCGACGACCTCGCCTGGGCGGACGTGCTCGCGGTGGCGAGTCTCGCCGGCATCGGCTTCACCGTCTCCCTGCTCATCGGCGAACTCGCCTTCGAGGGCGACCAGGTGATGACCGACGAGGTCAAGGCCGCCGTGCTGTGCGGCTCGCTCATCGCGGCGACCCTCGCGACCGTCCTGCTGAAGATCCGGAACGCCAAGTACCGCCGCCTGTGGGAAGCCGAGGAGCGCGACGAGGACGCCGACGGCATCCCGGACGTCTACGAGGAGGACGACCCGGCGTACCACCTGCGCCTGGCGGAGCGCTACGAGCGCAAGGCCGCCGAACACCGCCGCATCGCCCAGGAGAAGGCAGCCGCGCGCCACGGGCTTGCCGAAGTGCCGGGCGGGGCAGGCGATGACCGCGACGGTCCGGCATGA